From one Triticum aestivum cultivar Chinese Spring chromosome 4B, IWGSC CS RefSeq v2.1, whole genome shotgun sequence genomic stretch:
- the LOC123094502 gene encoding cleavage and polyadenylation specificity factor subunit 3-I-like — MTHATKAIYRLLLSDYVKVSKVSVEDMLFDEQDIIRSMDKIEVIDFHQTLEVNGIRFWCYTAGHVLGAAMFMVDIAVVRILYTGDYSREEDRHLKAAEIPQFSPDICIIESTYGVQQHQPRHVREKRFTDAIHNTVSQGGRVLIPAYALGRAQELLLILDEYWSNHPELHKIPY; from the exons ATGACCCACGCCACCAAGGCCATCTACAGGCTGCTGCTCTCGGATTACGTCAAGGTCAGCAAGGTGTCGGTGGAGGACATGCTGTTTGACGAGCAGGACATCATCCGTTCCATGGACAAGATCGAG GTCATAGACTTCCACCAGACACTTGAAGTTAATGGCATACGCTTCTGGTGCTATACTGCTGGCCATGTACTTGGTGCTGCCATGTTCATGGTGGATATTGCCGTTGTTCGCATTCTTTACACCGGTGactactcccgtgaagaagaccggCACCTGAAAGCTGCTGAGATCCCCCAGTTCTCCCCTGATATTTGCATTATTGAGTCAACTTATGGCGTGCAGCAACACCAACCCCGCCATGTCAGAGAAAAGCGCTTCACTGATGCCATCCACAACACTGTTTCTCAAGGGGGGCGTGTTCTTATCCCGGCATATGCTCTTGGTAGAGCACAGGAACTGTTGCTTATCCTGGATGAGTATTGGTCTAACCACCCAGAGCTCCATAAGATTCCATATTAG